The Cryptococcus neoformans var. neoformans B-3501A chromosome 4, whole genome shotgun sequence genome has a window encoding:
- a CDS encoding hypothetical protein (Match to EST gb|CF188533.1|CF188533; HMMPfam hit to RhoGEF, RhoGEF domain, score: 41.5, E(): 2.3e-09) translates to MPSPQLPLAGPSLPSARHRPRTLSLHSYDSHPRHGDQTHPPRKYTDPVPHASPSQREAQGQDQELDVDLDAYSAADFEADEDSPDRDPTLSFVTASTIDSVAGGPQVTTTYGHSSRMADAKGEQEPNLSMRSTSGRATTYSSAESSTGSGAFSYHTYSDHIYTPPPPLPQVPDGYNSSDSPGMAADYPIPRSNADQSHARQIRPPLSPSHSFTHRPWKRDIVNRLRSDSASSAFTAASVSTDNSAASSSRIPLPDAAYHYAYDDFTLPYEQEQAEPEALAMIKEGREKLLNMEKIEAMGGAEALGDSVICSLAGKRDTSSSTIMWTTNTRSPPTFAIGTCAVIGVLHFIGRAQPVGKPFETSPTVDGKSDRFESTRGRRMWTYGSTTRAVPPMFPAYHLCPTEQTGLETLKVDGNPFTPEWAQIVPPILEGPFPMTASSSRRRNAHHRHLSINNGIRTPVSMASLESSDQEPNSASSSTPNLDQSFGTASSSASQSTYLVSALSSIAENNLHSAPLPETHANGGALASPGPVTETPQSHGGLRKMRSAGALLRSLDQSASNTTSNFTPPRPVIAERSATEGRRAASAMGNYHEEPQIHPGKLVKSSTPKTTTPPTKTGRWGFLRKMSMNRLRPDKEKVAAIAASASDNLKSLPPLPPIRHQHSEPIQHVTIRPGMVSTMSAATLPSRKIADFEGSEFGQMSSCSTPSALTMPISGLPYQPSPMSIASIGFGSALRGKRRSFLPIDGPPSINVQIPTSAFSTAGSADNISQLATEAPTSQTTALPYTPAQPMVGSPVTDTEYEERRSIMPRDGSTVMGNSSADSSYAGSTVPSEHPGSPLSSNRDSFINVRQARRPTLEGGDSRDSPAADSEEFGEREPSLSGKKFKNDKSKRTRCIHEIWETERTYVRNLGELVTIYVRPASQPVNQSKSVVETVIPAAERKIVFGGVESILAIHRDNFLPALETVLKQLIENGDDEKGILSIDTAYSVGEVFRTYIAYMKQYSTYITNFDNALARMKTWSLSNSGSSTPAFSGKSSAANASVNALSAGMGAVSLSASAVPTTSGQSMSSSQRKRVKAFLKKAREHPMHSQISLESYLLLPIQRVPRYKLLLTELAMCTPARSDGLRDALDDALTEISSLASLMNEEKRDADSRLRLLDWQKRFTNSGRSPLVQPHRRLVMEGPLTLSRIVKKASTFVECETVVKGDGDHTIMPGKAVVPVDYVMPESVEREVMLILCSDMMVLATDRGEGWDGHVNVFNVLRMATMQEPASLTAGNILRVVDNNSIYYFRGTSRENTLQWCRAINSARR, encoded by the exons ATGCCGTCGCCACAGCTTCCCCTGGCTGGgccctcccttccctccgcCCGCCACAGACCGCGCACGCTTTCCCTCCATTCCTACGACAGCCACCCCCGACATGGGGATCAAACACATCCGCCGCGCAAGTATACAGACCCCGTTCCACATGCATCGCCCAGCCAGCGCGAGGCCCAGGGACAAGACCAAGAGCTCGACGTCGATCTTGACGCGTATTCGGCCGCCGACTTTGAAGCTGATGAAGACTCGCCGGACAGGGATCCCACCCTGAGCTTTGTGACGGCTTCGACCATCGATTCCGTGGCTGGCGGCCCACAAGTAACGACGACATATGGCCACTCCTCCCGTATGGCAGATGCCAAGGGTGAACAGGAACCTAACTTATCTATGCGCTCGACAAGTGGTCGCGCTACTACATATTCCTCGGCCGAATCGTCTACCGGCTCCGGCGCCTTTTCCTACCACACCTACTCTGATCACATCTATACTCCCCCGCCACCCCTTCCCCAAGTACCAGATGGATACAACTCTTCGGATTCGCCAGGTATGGCTGCCGATTATCCCATCCCACGTAGTAACGCAGATCAATCCCATGCTCGTCAGATTCGTCCTCCCCTTTCACCCTCACATTCCTTTACACATAGACCATGGAAACGCGATATCGTCAACCGTTTACGAAGCGACTCGGCATCATCGGCTTTCACTGCAGCTTCAGTGTCTACGGACAACTCGGCTGCATCGTCCAGTCGGATTCCACTGCCAGATGCGGCGTATCACTATGCGTATGATGACTTTACGTTGCCCTACGAACAGGAGCAGGCTGAGCCTGAAGCCCTTGCGATGATCAAGGAAGGTAGAGAAAAGCTCTTGAAtatggagaagattgaggcAATGGGTGGCGCGGAAGCCCTTGGTGATAGCGTGATTTGCTCTCTGGCCGGCAA GCGTGAcacatcttcttctaccATCATGTGGACGACGAATACTCGATCTCCTCCCACGTTTGCTATCGGTACTTGCGCCGTCATTGGTG TGTTGCACTTCATTGGAAGAGCTCAACCTGTCGGAAAACCCTTTGAGACTTCTCCCACAGTGGATGGGAAATCTGACCGCTTTGAGAGTACTCGTGGTAGACGGATGTGGACTTACGGTTCTACCACAAGGGCTGTGCCACCTATGTTTCCTGCATACCATCTGTG TCCGACGGAACAAACTGGT TTGGAGACGCTCAAGGTCGATGGGAATCCTTTCACCCCTGAATGGGCTCAGATTGTGCCTCCTATCCTGGAAGGTCCCTTCCCGATGACGGCGTCCAGCTCGAGGAGACGAAATGCCCATCATCGACATCTCTCCATCAATAATGGTATTCGCACTCCGGTTTCTATGGCGTCTTTGGAAAGCTCTGACCAAGAACCTAACTCGGCTTCGTCATCTACCCCCAACCTCGACCAATCATTTGGcactgcttcttcttctgcgtCCCAGTCAACATATCTTGTGTCGGCTTTGAGCTCAATTGCCGAAAACAACCTCCATTccgctcctcttcccgaAACTCATGCAAATGGTGGGGCCTTGGCTTCCCCTGGACCAGTGACGGAGACGCCTCAATCTCACGGCGGCTTGCGAAAGATGCGCTCGGCGGGTGCACTCCTAAGATCTCTCGACCAATCAGCTTCGAACACCACTTCGAATTTCACACCGCCGCGTCCAGTGATCGCTGAGCGTTCTGCTACAGAAGGGCGGCGGGCTGCGAGCGCGATGGGTAATTACCACGAGGAACCTCAGATCCATCCAGGAAAGCTCGTCAAGTCTTCTACTCCGAAAACCACCACACCACCGACTAAGACTGGCAGATGGGGATTCCTTCGTAAAATGTCCATGAATCGACTTCGACCGGATAAGGAAAAAGTAGCTGCCATCGCCGCTTCAGCCTCTGACAACCTCAAGTCCCTCCCgccccttcctcccattcGTCACCAACATTCCGAGCCTATACAACATGTCACCATCCGCCCAGGAATGGTTAGTACCATGTCCGCAGCCACATTGCCAAGCCGGAAGATAGCAGACTTTGAGGGATCAGAGTTTGGCCAAATGAGCAGCTGTTCAACTCCCTCGGCATTGACAATGCCTATATCGGGGCTGCCATACCAGCCGTCTCCCATGTCAATTGCTTCGATTGGGTTCGGGTCGGCATTGCGAGGAAAGAGGCGGAGTTTCTTACCGATTGATGGGCCACCTTCAATCAATGTCCAGATCCCTACGTCTGCCTTCTCGACCGCAGGTAGTGCAGATAACATTTCGCAACTAGCCACTGAAGCACCCACTTCCCAAACCACAGCACTACCTTACACCCCAGCCCAGCCTATGGTTGGATCTCCCGTCACGGATACCGAGTATGAAGAAAG GCGTTCAATTATGCCTCGTGATGGGTCCACAGTCATGGGTAATAGCAGTGCGGATAGCAGTTACGCCGGCTCTACCGTTCCCTCCGAACACCCAGGCTCCCCCTTATCCTCAAATCGGGATTCGTTTATCAATGTTCGACAGGCTAGGCGGCCAACTCTTGAAGGCGGAGACTCCAGAGATTCGCCGGCGGCTGATTCAGAAGAATTTGGTGAAAGAGAACCATCCTTATCCGGCAAAAAATTCAAGAATGACAAGTCAAAGCGAACAAGATGTATCCATGAGATATGGGAAACCGAGAGGACCTATGTTCGGAATCTAGGTGAATTGGTGACCATCTACGTTCGACCAGCCTCCCAACCTGTCAACCAAAGCAAATCCGTTGTGGAGACTGTTATCCCTGCTGCTGAGCGCAAAATCGTGTTTGGCGGCGTGGAGAGCATCCTTGCCATTCATCGAGATAATTTCTTGCCTGCCTTGGAAACGGTTTTGAAACAGTTGATCGAAAATGGGGATGACGAAAAGGGCATTTTGTCTATCGACACTGCATACAGTGTCGGCGAAGTTTTTAGGACTTACATTGCCTACATGAAGCAGTATTCCACGTATATCACGAATTTCGATAACGCACTGGCTCGAATGAAGACTTGGTCATTGTCGAATTCTGGTAGCTCGACCCCTGCATTCTCGGGCAAATCGTCAGCCGCAAATGCCTCTGTGAACGCATTGTCTGCTGGAATGGGCGCTGTCTCGCTGTCAGCATCAGCAGTTCCAACAACTTCCGGGCAATCTATGTCATCGAGTCAAAGGAAACGAGTCAAGGCTTTCCTGAAAAAGGCCAGGGAGCACCCCATGCATTCCCAAATCAGTCTGGAAAGCTATCTGCTTTTGCCGATTCAAAGGGTTCCTAGGTACAAGTTGCTT CTCACTGAACTTGCCATGTGCACGCCTGCCCGCTCTGACGGTCTGCGAGACGCTCTGGATGACGCGCTCACTGAAATTTCTAGCCTTGCCTCACTCATGAACGAGGAAAAGCGTGACGCCGACTCTCGATTGCGTCTTCTCGATTGGCAAAAACGATTCACAAATTCCGGGCgctctcctcttgttcaGCCTCATCGTCGCCTCGTCATGGAAGGCCCACTTACACTGTCTCGTATCGTCAAAAAAGCTTCAACGTTTGTAGAGTGTGAGACTGTGGTCAAAGGCGATGGGGACCACACGATCATGCCCGGCAAAGCCGTTGTCCCAGTTGACTATGTCATGCCAGAATCCGTAGAGAGAGAAGTGATGTTGATTTTATGTTCTGATATGATGGTGCTGGCGACAGATAGGGGAGAAGGGTGGGACGGGCATGTGAACGTTTTCAACGTATTGAGGATGGCCACAATGCAGGAACCTGCTAGCTTAACGGCTGGCAATATCTTGAGGGTCGTGGATAATAAC TCGATTTATTATTTTAGAGGAACATCTCGTGAAAATACGTTGCAATGGTGTAGGGCAATCAACTCTGCTCGGCGGTGA
- a CDS encoding hypothetical protein (HMMPfam hit to Aldo_ket_red, Aldo/keto reductase family, score: 390.4, E(): 2.2e-114), with translation MSGLSYCPRVGGYLKLSRTPTFTILPIFNSLIMSAPTSFKLNTGASIPAIGLGTWQAKAGEVRQAVAHALKAGYRHIDGALCYQNEDEVGLGIKDSGVPRSEIFLTSKVWSSYHDRVEECLDTTLKSLQTDYLDLYLIHWPVRLAPNGTHPLFPVKPDGSRNLDWDWDQAKTWAQMEDVLKKGKAKAIGLSNAGIPIIEHIIKTGKVTPAVNQVELHPYCPQHALLKYCKEKGILLEAYSPLGSTSSPLHEDPDLLAVAKKHNVPTATVLISYQVNRGVVVLPKSVTPARIESNLKTIKLDEEDMNKLDKLAEGGKQTRFTAPPWGSDFGFPDWFGPGNKDAPEGARLLAGKA, from the exons ATGTCGGGGCTTAGTTATTGTCCGAGAGTCGGAGGGTACTTAAAGCTATCCCGCACTCCCACTTTCACAATTCTCCCCATCTTCAACTCGTTAATCATGTCTGCCCCAACCTCTTTCAAGCTCAACACTGGTGCTTCCATCCCCGCTATTGGTCTCG GCACCTGGCAGGCCAAGGCTGGTGAAGTCCGCCAAGCCGTCGCCCATGCTCTCAAGGCTGGCTACAGACACATCGATGGTGCTCTCTGTTACCAG AACGAAGACGAAGTGGGTCTTGGCATAAAGGACAGCGGTGTTCCTCGATCGGAAATCTTCTTGACTTCCAAAGT CTGGTCCTCTTACCACGACCGTGTCGAGGAGTGTTTGGATACTACTCTCAAATCCCTCCAGACCGACTACCTTGACCTCTACCTCATTCACTGGCCTGTGCGTCTTGCACCCAATGGCACTCACCCTCTTTTCCCTGTAAAGCCCGATGGCTCTCGAAACCTCGACTGGGACTGGGATCAAGCCAAGACCTGGGCTCAGATGGAGGAtgtgttgaagaagggcaaggcgAAGGCCATCGGGTTGTCCAATGCTGGTATCCCCATCATTGAGCACATTATTAAGACTGGCAAAGTAACCCCTGCCGTCAACCAAGTTGAACTTCACCCTTACTGCCCTCAACATGCTCTTCTGAAGTACTGTAAGGAGAAGGGTATCCTTCTTGAGGCTTATTCTCCCCTTGGTTCTACTTCATCCCCCTTGCATGAGGACCCTGATCTCCTCGCTGTGGCCAAAAAGCACAATGTCCCCACTGCCACCGTGCTCATCTCCTATCAGGTCAACAGGGGTGTCGTCGTGTTGCCCAAGAGTGTAACTCCTGCCAGAATTGAGAGCAACCTCAAGACCATCAagttggatgaggaagacaTGAACAAACTTGACAAGCTCGCTGAAGGCGGTAAGCAGACCCGGTTCACTGCTCCTCCTTGGGGTTCCGACTTT GGGTTCCCTGACTGGTTTGGCCCTGGTAACAAGGATGCACCAGAGGGTGCTCGCCTCTTGGCTGGCAAAGCTTAA
- a CDS encoding hypothetical protein (Match to ESTs gb|CF187838.1|CF187838, gb|CF187837.1|CF187837) — protein sequence MFEGMRRLISAVPRTLVLIVAKALAVVMCVQSIKSRRLSFDSTASSRKLSLSSITTVSEAPPLSNVMLSGPSHLLPPLHSTGLPIDPSEDSDPGRLSGGVQSILGLDTNLQRQQHGMFQSSPSSSNAPSRATPFMGQSTPGSGFIDPANLNVASSSTIKNLIDIPNDDILSTPTIPSHPELLTFDPSWEWFGNLFGWGSDNNIDQDVGLQNSMFESNGVGPASSTDTLSAAWLLCTTPRAGSPVTGEAVKAQGMADPFGRKDDTPWPNVFKPNVPDRPLTLGDVKASSNIRPPRTGPNSISEASRNAMLSLIYLSHQPHWLMPDIDDFPDHDTLSDFVDLYFEKFHPMFPILHKPTFLESDTPAVLLLSVAAIGATFADLKYRPLAVALCELVRRMIAWMRGSDQRAKFDRYALAAFTLQTALGLACGSREMFYHAEIFRCSIVTTCRRLHLLRGLDTATDELYKRTEHPSNEERYKAYLKDEEMRRLGWGVYFLDAQMSAMLLIPPIFMVNEARIHPPTDEALWEAPNAEAWASVIAKGEAPDPKLPTPRFLKLLSMSMAGQDGQIAMSDFTVGIVTYTIWRLLMDQRLLQKAIGLGLSESGMDLASYPAQTDIFDTQPGYLLTRLATSTFPIRSPSYLRLTPAALYHHARLIFTRPGLIQRIKHVSGKYEPDMTEEGSLSWLKTWLADGSEVRRIIWHAGVLSELMAENPRGSIGELIWTFDCALIFWIVLKHAPQQLTSASPAAFFAANWLCITPPEMWISHGGQITFPLLGSSTTWTVSSMLRIFMDRLHKMPWGLAVQNRLVLNKLLEAEGAGD from the exons ATGTTCGAAGGCATGAGAAGACTC ATATCGGCAGTACCCCGTACTCTTGTCCTTATTGTAGCAAAAGCTTTGGCCGTAGTGATGTGCGTGCAAAGCAT AAAATCAAGGAGGCTTTCATTTGATTCGACTGCCTCTAGCCGCAAGCTTTCCTTGTCAAGCATCACTACCGTTTCCGAGGCCCCGCCTTTGTCAAATGTTATGCTGTCAGGTCCCTCACACTTGCTCCCTCCTTTACACAGTACTGGTCTTCCAATTGACCCCTCGGAAGACTCTGATCCAGGAAGACTATCTGGGGGGGTGCAAAGCATTCTGGGACTTGACACCAATTTACAAAGGCAGCAACATGGTATGTTCCAGAGTAGcccgtcatcttcaaatgCACCCTCTAGGGCCACTCCATTCATGGGACAAAGTACACCAGGTAGCGGGTTCATTGACCCCGCCAACTTGAAtgtcgcttcttcttcgacaaTTAAAAATTTGATTGATATTCCAAATG ATGACATCTTATCCACTCCTACAATCCCCTCCCACCCAGAATTATTAACATTTGATCCGAGCTGGGAATGGTTCGGTAATTTGTTTGGCTGGGGATCTGACAACAATATTGATCAGGATGTTGGTCTTCAGAATAGCATGTTTGAGAGCAATGGCGTGGGACCTGCGAGCTCAACTGATACACTCAGTGCTGCATGGCTACTATGCACAACACCTAGAGCTGGCAGCCCAGTAACAGGTGAAGCTGTTAAAGCCCAGGGGATGGCAGACCCATTcggaagaaaagatgacACGCCCTGG CCCAACGTATTTAAACCCAACGTTCCAGACCGTCCCCTGACCTTGGGAGATGTCAAGGCCTCCTCAAATATCCGTCCCCCTCGCACAGGACCGAATTCTATCAGTGAAGCTTCCCGCAACGCCATGCTTTCACTCATCtatctttctcatcaaccACATTGGCTCATGCCGGATATCGATGATTTTCCTGATCATGACACTTTGTCAGACTTTGTGGATTTATATTTCGAAAAATTCCATCCGATGTTCCCTATTCTCCATAAGCCTACTTTTTTGGAAAGCGACACGCCTGCAGTATTGCTGTTATCTGTGGCAGCAATCGGGGCTACTTTTGCAGACCTGAAATACCGACCACTTGCAGTGGCACTTTGTGAGCTAGTGCGGAGAATGATTGCCTGGATG AGAGGCAGCGACCAGCGGGCGAAATTTGACCGCTATGCCCTAGCTGCATTTACTCTACAAACGGCCCTTGGTTTGGCTTGCGGTTCCCGCGAAATGTTTTACCATGCCGAGATCTTCAGATGCAGCATTGTCACCACTTGCCGAAGGTTACATCTTCTAAGAGGTTTGGATACCGCTACGGATGAGTTGTATAAAAGGACAGAACATCCAAGCAACGAAGAGAGGTATAAAGCATAtttgaaggatgaagagatgagaagattggGATGGGGTGTATAT TTTCTTGACGCCCAAATGTCGGCAATGTTGTTGATCCCTCCCATCTTCATGGTAAACGAAGCCCGCATCCATCCACCAACAGATGAAGCCTTATGGGAGGCCCCCAATGCAGAAGCATGGGCATCAGTCATCGCCAAGGGAGAAGCTCCTGACCCGAAACTCCCTACGCCAAGGTTTCTGAAGCTGTTAAGTATGTCTATGGCTGGACAGGATGGGCAGATTGCCATGTCTGATTTCACTGTGGGGATTGTGACGTACACCATTTGGAG GCTGCTGATGGACCAGCGCTTGCTACAAAAGGCGATAGGGCTGGGCCTTTCAGAAAGCGGCATGGATCTAGCGAGTTACCCTGCGCAGACAGATATCTTTGATAC ACAACCAGGGTACCTTCTCACACGTCTTGCGACATCCACATTCCCCATCCGGTCCCCTAGCTATCTGCGCCTGACTCCAGCAGCCCTTTATCACCATGCACGGTTAATATTCACCCGTCCAGGACTTATCCAGCGGATAAAACATGTTTCGGGCAAATATGAGCCCGATATGACTGAAGAAGGTTCGTTGTCGTGGCTTAAGACATGGCTAGCAGATGGGTCGGAGGTGAGAAGAATAATATGGCACGCCGGTGTTTTGAGTGAGCTCATGGCGGAGAACCCGAGAGG GTCAATTGGAGAGTTAATTTGGACGTTTGACTGTGCTCTCATATTCTGGATTGTCTTGAAGCATGCTCCTCAACAACTTACTTCTGCTTCACCAGCTGCCTTCTTTGCCGCCAACT GGCTCTGCATAACCCCTCCGGAAATGTGGATCTCCCACGGTGGCCAGATAACCTTTCCGCTGCTCGGTTCATCTACCACTTGGACAGTGAGCTCTATGCTGAGAATATTCATGGACAGACTGCACAAAATGCCTTGGGGTCTAGCAGTACAGAATCGTCTGGTGTTGAACAAGCTGTTAGAAGCGGAAGGTGCCGGTGACTGA
- a CDS encoding hypothetical protein (Match to ESTs gb|CF187838.1|CF187838, gb|CF187837.1|CF187837): MHRGEECGESDGESPAKSRRLSFDSTASSRKLSLSSITTVSEAPPLSNVMLSGPSHLLPPLHSTGLPIDPSEDSDPGRLSGGVQSILGLDTNLQRQQHGMFQSSPSSSNAPSRATPFMGQSTPGSGFIDPANLNVASSSTIKNLIDIPNDDILSTPTIPSHPELLTFDPSWEWFGNLFGWGSDNNIDQDVGLQNSMFESNGVGPASSTDTLSAAWLLCTTPRAGSPVTGEAVKAQGMADPFGRKDDTPWPNVFKPNVPDRPLTLGDVKASSNIRPPRTGPNSISEASRNAMLSLIYLSHQPHWLMPDIDDFPDHDTLSDFVDLYFEKFHPMFPILHKPTFLESDTPAVLLLSVAAIGATFADLKYRPLAVALCELVRRMIAWMRGSDQRAKFDRYALAAFTLQTALGLACGSREMFYHAEIFRCSIVTTCRRLHLLRGLDTATDELYKRTEHPSNEERYKAYLKDEEMRRLGWGVYFLDAQMSAMLLIPPIFMVNEARIHPPTDEALWEAPNAEAWASVIAKGEAPDPKLPTPRFLKLLSMSMAGQDGQIAMSDFTVGIVTYTIWRLLMDQRLLQKAIGLGLSESGMDLASYPAQTDIFDTQPGYLLTRLATSTFPIRSPSYLRLTPAALYHHARLIFTRPGLIQRIKHVSGKYEPDMTEEGSLSWLKTWLADGSEVRRIIWHAGVLSELMAENPRGSIGELIWTFDCALIFWIVLKHAPQQLTSASPAAFFAANWLCITPPEMWISHGGQITFPLLGSSTTWTVSSMLRIFMDRLHKMPWGLAVQNRLVLNKLLEAEGAGD, encoded by the exons ATGCATCGTGGGGAGGAATGCGGAGAGAGTGATGGAGAGTCTCCAGC AAAATCAAGGAGGCTTTCATTTGATTCGACTGCCTCTAGCCGCAAGCTTTCCTTGTCAAGCATCACTACCGTTTCCGAGGCCCCGCCTTTGTCAAATGTTATGCTGTCAGGTCCCTCACACTTGCTCCCTCCTTTACACAGTACTGGTCTTCCAATTGACCCCTCGGAAGACTCTGATCCAGGAAGACTATCTGGGGGGGTGCAAAGCATTCTGGGACTTGACACCAATTTACAAAGGCAGCAACATGGTATGTTCCAGAGTAGcccgtcatcttcaaatgCACCCTCTAGGGCCACTCCATTCATGGGACAAAGTACACCAGGTAGCGGGTTCATTGACCCCGCCAACTTGAAtgtcgcttcttcttcgacaaTTAAAAATTTGATTGATATTCCAAATG ATGACATCTTATCCACTCCTACAATCCCCTCCCACCCAGAATTATTAACATTTGATCCGAGCTGGGAATGGTTCGGTAATTTGTTTGGCTGGGGATCTGACAACAATATTGATCAGGATGTTGGTCTTCAGAATAGCATGTTTGAGAGCAATGGCGTGGGACCTGCGAGCTCAACTGATACACTCAGTGCTGCATGGCTACTATGCACAACACCTAGAGCTGGCAGCCCAGTAACAGGTGAAGCTGTTAAAGCCCAGGGGATGGCAGACCCATTcggaagaaaagatgacACGCCCTGG CCCAACGTATTTAAACCCAACGTTCCAGACCGTCCCCTGACCTTGGGAGATGTCAAGGCCTCCTCAAATATCCGTCCCCCTCGCACAGGACCGAATTCTATCAGTGAAGCTTCCCGCAACGCCATGCTTTCACTCATCtatctttctcatcaaccACATTGGCTCATGCCGGATATCGATGATTTTCCTGATCATGACACTTTGTCAGACTTTGTGGATTTATATTTCGAAAAATTCCATCCGATGTTCCCTATTCTCCATAAGCCTACTTTTTTGGAAAGCGACACGCCTGCAGTATTGCTGTTATCTGTGGCAGCAATCGGGGCTACTTTTGCAGACCTGAAATACCGACCACTTGCAGTGGCACTTTGTGAGCTAGTGCGGAGAATGATTGCCTGGATG AGAGGCAGCGACCAGCGGGCGAAATTTGACCGCTATGCCCTAGCTGCATTTACTCTACAAACGGCCCTTGGTTTGGCTTGCGGTTCCCGCGAAATGTTTTACCATGCCGAGATCTTCAGATGCAGCATTGTCACCACTTGCCGAAGGTTACATCTTCTAAGAGGTTTGGATACCGCTACGGATGAGTTGTATAAAAGGACAGAACATCCAAGCAACGAAGAGAGGTATAAAGCATAtttgaaggatgaagagatgagaagattggGATGGGGTGTATAT TTTCTTGACGCCCAAATGTCGGCAATGTTGTTGATCCCTCCCATCTTCATGGTAAACGAAGCCCGCATCCATCCACCAACAGATGAAGCCTTATGGGAGGCCCCCAATGCAGAAGCATGGGCATCAGTCATCGCCAAGGGAGAAGCTCCTGACCCGAAACTCCCTACGCCAAGGTTTCTGAAGCTGTTAAGTATGTCTATGGCTGGACAGGATGGGCAGATTGCCATGTCTGATTTCACTGTGGGGATTGTGACGTACACCATTTGGAG GCTGCTGATGGACCAGCGCTTGCTACAAAAGGCGATAGGGCTGGGCCTTTCAGAAAGCGGCATGGATCTAGCGAGTTACCCTGCGCAGACAGATATCTTTGATAC ACAACCAGGGTACCTTCTCACACGTCTTGCGACATCCACATTCCCCATCCGGTCCCCTAGCTATCTGCGCCTGACTCCAGCAGCCCTTTATCACCATGCACGGTTAATATTCACCCGTCCAGGACTTATCCAGCGGATAAAACATGTTTCGGGCAAATATGAGCCCGATATGACTGAAGAAGGTTCGTTGTCGTGGCTTAAGACATGGCTAGCAGATGGGTCGGAGGTGAGAAGAATAATATGGCACGCCGGTGTTTTGAGTGAGCTCATGGCGGAGAACCCGAGAGG GTCAATTGGAGAGTTAATTTGGACGTTTGACTGTGCTCTCATATTCTGGATTGTCTTGAAGCATGCTCCTCAACAACTTACTTCTGCTTCACCAGCTGCCTTCTTTGCCGCCAACT GGCTCTGCATAACCCCTCCGGAAATGTGGATCTCCCACGGTGGCCAGATAACCTTTCCGCTGCTCGGTTCATCTACCACTTGGACAGTGAGCTCTATGCTGAGAATATTCATGGACAGACTGCACAAAATGCCTTGGGGTCTAGCAGTACAGAATCGTCTGGTGTTGAACAAGCTGTTAGAAGCGGAAGGTGCCGGTGACTGA
- a CDS encoding hypothetical protein (Match to ESTs gb|CF193739.1|CF193739, gb|CF193738.1|CF193738, gb|CF187496.1|CF187496; HMMPfam hit to Y_phosphatase2, Tyrosine phosphatase family, score: 127.1, E(): 4.1e-35): MANKPPPQPLVQVPALFSIVEPGVYRSASPTPSQVPFLAGLNLKTIISLTPEHPIKPLLQFVRTTGISFVHLGLTHWRRPGTDWRPVRYEIIKTALEAYILDTRAHPVLLIDPLGVHQTGCLVGALRMMQGWNFASALMEYRAHAGSKHRYVDEQYIELFDSDLINLPAPQYRPSWWLACDEADPQQVEALASASGGAGLLADTNGRTQSIV, encoded by the exons ATGGCAAACAAGCCCCCCCCCCAGCCCCTCGTCCAGGTCCCcgccctcttctccataGTCGAGCCAGGCGTCTACCGCTCCGCCAGTCCCACTCCGTCGCAAGTGCCCTTCCTTGCCGGCCTCAATCTCAAAACCATCATTTCCCTGACCCCGGAACATCCCATCAAGCCTCTTCTACAATTCGTCCGTACAACAGGTATTTCATTT GTCCATCTAGGACTCACCCATTGGCGCCGCCCGGGAACGGACTGGAGACCTGTCAGATATGAAATAATCAAAACCGCTCTCGAGGCGTACATCTTGGATACAAGAGCGCATCCCGTCCTACTCATCGATCC GCTGGGGGTGCATCAAACTGGTTGTCTTGTAGGAGCGCTGAGAATGATGCAAGGGTGGAACTTTGCTAGTGCTCTCATGGAG TACCGTGCTCATGCCGGAAGCAAGCACCGCTACGTCGATGAACAGTATATAGAG TTATTCGATTCAGATTTGATAAACCTGCCAGCCCCCCAATATCGGCCTTCATGGTGGCTGGCTTGCGATGAAGCTGACCCGCAACAAGTAGAGGCATTGGCATCAGCCAGTGGAGGAGCAGGGTTACTCGCAGACACGAATGGCAGAACTCAATCAATTGTCTAG